From the genome of Terriglobia bacterium:
GACGGAGAACCATCCCCGGGCAACCGTTTACTTTCGATCTTCCCCTTGTGGCAGCGCACGAAATATTTCTTCCCCCCCGAGTTACTCTCTGCTACTCTGCATCATCCAATTAACCGGGACCCTTGAAAAATGAGCAACTTCGGAGGCCGCTGCGGCATCTATACCGCAGGGCAGTAGGCCCGCGCCTATTCCATACCTCCCAAAAATTTACGGGATGGCATTCGCACCGCAACTTGCGCATCTGGCCCTGGTTTCATACTTTAGGAGATAATAATGATGCGTTCTGATCTTGTATTCGACGCTTTACACACCCTGCGTAACCGGTATATGCTTTGTCAGCTTGCCTCCAAGGCCACCCGCAGGTTTCACCGTCCCAATACCCGCATCCAGGAAACGATGAACCAGGTATTGCAG
Proteins encoded in this window:
- a CDS encoding DNA-directed RNA polymerase subunit omega produces the protein MMRSDLVFDALHTLRNRYMLCQLASKATRRFHRPNTRIQETMNQVLQRIGVADREQVLAEPEMVAEAQRRAA